The sequence ATTATCTTTAATGGTGTAATTTTTTAAAGGGGTTTTTTGATGCCATTTTGATAAGTTGAGGCGTTAAGATCTAATTTCCAAGAATGGTTAGGGCAAGTTACAATGAAGTCCTTTAAAAGACTGGCTTGCAATGAAGAAGTTTCTTTAAATCCCACTTCTCTAGAACACAAGCACCCTCCCATATGCTCACACACGCTATCAATAAGAGTCTCAATCTGTGCATTTTTGTATTTCGCATAGAATAAAGTCCTATCTTTGTTGTTTAGAGCGATGATTGTTTCATCAGATGTTGGGGGTTAAAACCAAGCCATTTTATCCAAAAAAAGCGATAACAAATAAAAGCTCTTTTCGAAGTTAGCCCCCTAAAAAAGGGGACTAAACAAAAAAGAGACCAAAAAAGGGTTAAAAGATTTTTAAGCTCTTATTTTTATTTATAAGAGCGTTTTGATCGCGTCTTCAATCGGTTTTTGAGAGCTGGGTTCTACAAGCCTTTCACCCACTTCTTTAGCGTTTTTGTAAAAAATCAAAGTGGGGATCTTGCGAATGCCTAAACTTTCTTTTAAATCCTGGCTCTCATCAAAAGCGACCTTAAAAAAATGCACCTTGCCTGCGTAAGTCTTGGCTAAATTATCCATAATTGGCTCAATTTTTCTGCAATCCGGACACCAACTCGCCCCAACATTAACCACCACCGCTTGATGAACGATTTTCTCTGCGTAATTTTTTCCGTTAATCACTTCTAACATGATAATCCTTAATTTTTATTTCCCCCAACTTTAAAAGTATAGCATAAACCCTACACCCAAAAGCTAATCCCCTTTAACATTGGCCATAAACGCATGCAATTCATTGTATTCTTGGCGGTTTAAAAAACGCATTTTCCCTACCGGCAAGGCATTCAAATTCACAAAACCATAACGAACGCGCCTTAAATCCAACACTCTAGCGTTAAAAAACGCAAAAAAACGCCTCAATTCTCTGTTTTTCCCCTCATTGATAACAACTCTAATTTTAGAGTATTTGGCATGGTTTTTGATGATTTCATAACCAATAAAGGGGGCGAATTCCATGCTTTTAATTGGGGTTTTTTGGTGTGCTCCTTTAGTGGCGTTTTCTAATTTCAAGCCCTCTTGCATAGCGTTTTCCATCTCTTTTGTAACAAAACCTTGAATTTTAATAAGATACTCTTTTTCCAAATTTGCATGCATTAAAGCACTCACCACCGCCTTACTATCGCTTAATAATAGCACCCCCTCACTAGCAAAATCCAAACGGCCCACAGGCACAAAATGCGCGTATTTTCTTTCCAAGCTTTCATAAATCATGCGCCGTTTTAAGGGATCGTTTTTGCTCACTAACTCGCCCTTTGGCTTGTGATAAACTAGCACGCTGAATTTTTTGTTTTTTAAGGGCTTGATGAGACGCTTATCCAAAAAAACCTTGTCGTTTTCTTTAACCACGCTAGCGAGTTTGGCATGCTCATGGTTGATTTTCACCCGCCCCTCTAAAACCAATTTTTCAGCCTCTCTGCGCGAATGCTTGGTATAATGGGCTAAAAATTGGTTGATCCTCAAGCTAAATCCCTCCACTCTAATTCTTTAAAATCGTCCTTAATCTTTTCATCTACCAACAAATCGCTTTGGAATTTGAATTGCTTGCCCTTATCTTTGATAATCAAATACAAGGGGCGTTTGCCCTGGTGTTTTAAAGCACTCTCTTTGATTTGTCTTAAAAACTCTTTTTTCACATCGTTTTCTAACACGATCGCTAAAGAGCAAGAGCTAGAAGCGAGCATTTCAATGGGGGGGATTTCGCGCACATCTTCTTTTTGTTTGTTAGAGTCTTTATAGTGGGCTTTAGGGATTTTAACCTCTCTAGCGCTCTTTAGATCCAAGATTTCAAAAAGCCTTAATCGTGCAACCTCTTCTTGCTCTTCAATCTTGCATTTAAACACTAAAGGCTTGTTTATATCCAACTCTTCTAAAGCGTTTAATTGCTTTTCAAAAAACATGAGCTCAAACTTGC comes from Helicobacter acinonychis and encodes:
- a CDS encoding pseudouridine synthase, with amino-acid sequence MEGFSLRINQFLAHYTKHSRREAEKLVLEGRVKINHEHAKLASVVKENDKVFLDKRLIKPLKNKKFSVLVYHKPKGELVSKNDPLKRRMIYESLERKYAHFVPVGRLDFASEGVLLLSDSKAVVSALMHANLEKEYLIKIQGFVTKEMENAMQEGLKLENATKGAHQKTPIKSMEFAPFIGYEIIKNHAKYSKIRVVINEGKNRELRRFFAFFNARVLDLRRVRYGFVNLNALPVGKMRFLNRQEYNELHAFMANVKGD
- a CDS encoding thioredoxin family protein codes for the protein MLEVINGKNYAEKIVHQAVVVNVGASWCPDCRKIEPIMDNLAKTYAGKVHFFKVAFDESQDLKESLGIRKIPTLIFYKNAKEVGERLVEPSSQKPIEDAIKTLL